The Lathyrus oleraceus cultivar Zhongwan6 chromosome 5, CAAS_Psat_ZW6_1.0, whole genome shotgun sequence genome includes the window aggtatagattgcattgggtagggattaagtgaggagttgtaaacgggtgagtttaactctgaattgatactactaatagtggatcttcttcctggcttggtagcccccagatgtaggtcatgttggactgaactgggttaacaatttcctgtgtttgttttccttctgcatgtgtttattactgccataactcagcaggtattccagtcagcttatcaagatgataactgacctggcatatagccttctgtttgaatgtcaatcagaaagCTGTAACATTCATCAGGGACAGTGCATACTGAATGATAAGTAAGTTAACTTTAGTTCAGTATGTTCTCTTCAAGGCtgaaggatcatagtgaaactgtcaaactggatgttctgacagttgatactgaaggctgatactgaagtagagactagttggtcttttacagtattgcaaacttagcacagcacgtgtccaggaacataacagactcagcatatgttctggatgtcgaactgaatgttgtgacattcattcccaacagcaggtgctaaagtgtaggatgattggtttttctgggtcagtatttttctcaggctattcttcagggattcaatagcttagagaaaaaccaggaaaccaactaccaacctacaattaatgaacctaacaaatagcctagttgttagcaatctaataagtggaaattagattgacgtgttcaacctttaattcaggaaatacaagtaaaagatatacacactggaacaatgtaacagatgatgtcctcaaacaacagtaagacatcatgctgataactgtggaagaaaacaacagaagtgagtgctaggtttgattcctgttgagtccttcttcctgatgcatagaaccaggtgttcatacattctagggtgacatagaatgagatgtcgtgacatctgtgaacttgtgcatattagtacagtggtaaataactatcttgctgtattagttacaatgttagatcagatgtcatgacgtggagtagaacatctgaattctgactacaccagaatttcagttGAACCAAAAACATACCTTCAAGCCTCCAAACATGATTGTTGGAGACAAGCAATGGATTCTGAAATTAAAGCTCTTCAGGATACTCAAACATGGACTATTGTGGATATTCCTTTAGGCAAAACTCCAGTTGGTTGTAAATGGGTATACAAAGTAAAATACCATGCCAATGGATCTATTGAACGCTACAAAGCTCGCTTGGTTGCTAAGGGTTATACTCAATTAGAAGGTGTAGATTATTTTGACACTTTTTCTCCTGTTGCTAAAATAACTACGGTTCGAGTTCTCTTGTCTCTTGCAGCTATAAAACATTGGCATCTGGAGCAATTGGACGTTAACAACGCCTTTCTCCATGGTGATTTACAAGAGGAAGTTTATATGTCTCCTCCTCCTGGCTATGATAATTTTGGATCTAATAAAGTTTGCAGGCTCAACAAATCTTTGTATGGACTAAAGCAGGCTAGTAGACAGTGGCATGCCAAATTATCTTCAACCCTTCTTTCTTTGGGTTTCTCTCAGTCCGTGGCAGATCATTCGTTGTATACCAAGCAAACAAATCACAGGTTTACTGCTTTTTtggtttatgttgacgatattgTGTTGACAGGTGATTCTCCTTCAGAAATTGAATTTGTCAAGTCTTGTTTGCATCAGAAATTTCACATCAAGAATCTTGGCAATCTGCGATATTTCCTTGGCCTGGAAATAGCACGATCAACATCTGGTATGTTCCTTAATCAAAGGAAATATGTGCTTGAACTACTTGAAGATACATGCCTGCTTGCTGCCAAACCTGTCTCGACGCCCATTGATCCACACTTGAAGCTATCCTCCACTGATGGTGAACCATTGGAAGATCCCTCCACATACCGCAAGCTCGTTGGACAATTATTATATTTGACAAATACGCGGCCTGATGTTTCTTTTACAGTGCAGCACCTCAGCCAATATGCGGCTAACCCGCTGATCCCTCATTACCAAGCCGCTCTTCGTGTTTTGCAGTACTTGAAAGGGTGTCCAGCTCATGGAATATTTTTCTCCAGCACTAGCCTCTTAAAACTTCATGGTTTTGCTGACTCCGATTGGGCACGCTGTTCGGATACTAGGAAATCTGTGACAGGGTTTTGCGTTTTGTTAGGTAATTCTCCCATTTCATGGCGCTCTAAGAAGCAGAATACTGTTTCCCGTTCTTCAACTGAAGCGAAGTACCGTGCTCTTGCATCTTTGACATGTGAGGTTCAATGGCTTTCTTACCTCTTTGCTGATTTTTAAATTACATTTCCTACTCCTGCATCCTTATACTGTGATAGCAAATCTGCCATCTATTTGGCACATAATCCTACATTTCACGAGCGCAGGAAGCACATTGAGCTGGATTGCCACGTTATTCGCGAGAAACTGCATTCCAAACTTATTTATCTTCTTCCAGTTCCTTCAGAGTCCCAGCTAGCAGACGTATTTACCAAGCCACTTCATGCACCACTTTTTAATTCCTTCATGTCCAAGTTGGGTTTATGCAACATACATACTCCAACTTGTGGGGAGGTATCAACATAAAAATAGTGGAGTTAGTTATTTAGTTACTTTTTAGTTGGTGCCAGCTGTGATAAGTTAATCTTTTTTTTCTGTTTTGCCCTTGTAATCTTTTAGTATATATGGCTCTACAACATTGGTTCAGATAAGAAATAATGAGAAAATTCTACAATTACTTTTAATCCTTTTCTTCAATGAACCGTTTCTCTCTCATCTACATATGTTACATGAGATTCATAAGTCATGCCTTAATGTTTGGATAtcatatttattttttttatttttttcataattagtttttttttagttttataTATATTTCTCATCTAAAATAATTTTATTCGACGTGTATCAAACCCTAAATATAGATATTTCTCTAAAACTTTCTCACCATGCATTGATTTTGTGATTGTTAACTATATTTTTTTTATGGACACAACATTTAAAAAAATATGAGTTTAATTTCCATGCACTTCGAATATAAAGAGTTTTACACTATCAATCAATCACTTCTAATTATATCTGTCAATTTAGAAGTAACCTAAAAGTAAAATATTTGTATTAAATTGACAATTGTTATTAACTAAAAGCGTAGAATATTTGAATCCCGCCTCAATCATCATTTGTCAGAACTATTTGGAGTCAGCTCCTTAGCTTGGGCAGGgcatttaaattcaaataatattatatttattaaaatTTAGTATATTTCTCATTATATTTTAAGGCACCTATTTTGTTGAAAGATTTGCATCTTATGAAAGAGTTAGTGAGTTTGATCGAGGGCAAGTGTTGATCACGAAATTTAGTATATTTTATGAGTTTTATTTAAATAAAACAGTGTCGATGAAAAAGATGTTTAAGATGAGATTGAAGGTCAATGGTGATAGTTGATGTTGTAGACATCATCTATTTGTTTGAGAGGGTGTCTTTTGATTAGATTGTTGTTCTTTGGTGAATAACATTTTTCTATGGATAAATATTTTGAATAAACATGTTCGGCAGTGAAACGTACTATATCATATATGATTATCACTTGCTAAATCGAGAATTTGTAGAAAAATTTATAGTTCCCACTAAATATGTTTTTGAACAAATacgtctctctctctctctctctctctctctctctatatatatatatatatatatatatatatatatatatatatatatatatatatatatatatatatatatatatatatatatatatatatatatatatatatatatatatatatatatatatatatatatatatatcgttTGGCGGCTATATTAGAATAGATTATTGTAATGTCATGGTTTTTCATTGAAAGCATTTCGCCCATACACGCCTCATATTTGGTGGATTATGTAATGTTACTTTGAACTTATGCTTGGGGGACTATGTAATGTCATGGTCTTCCGATGAATCACTTAGGGGACTATGTAATGTCATGGTCTTCCACTAAAATCACTTCGGCTTTATACACTTGGTACTTTAGAAACTATATAGTAGTAAATCTATTTTGACATCATGACATTGAGATAGACACCACATATAAAAGCCCGCAAATATCCCGGAGAGTACCCATAATAAGTGGGTGGAATATAGGATACCTAAAATGAGGTCAGATAAGTTCTCCGAAAAGAGACAAAGGTGAGGCCCATTAGATTTAAGACCAACATGTTTTACATGAGGAGATCAATTTGGTCAGCTGACCTAGCATTGAAGTGAATGGGATAACCCAGTAAAAGGGCTTTATTACATAAAATAATACATTTAAGGCAGATTAATGAGCACTATGAGTCAGACTCAGACAAAGAAACAAGAGCATTCATGGTCATTAAGTGGGTATTAAGCACACATGTTACTCAAATTCATATACATACCAATGGTAGTGAAGGCAGAAGACAAACAATCCATACACGATAAAATTGAGATTTTACTAGCCATATCTAGTATAGTTACTTTGGTGTACTTTTCAAGTACAATTACCAATAAAATTAAGTTTTAAGCAACATAAACTATATCTTTTAACTAAATAAATTGTAATAGATTAAAATTTAATTAACAAGCTGGAATAGCTCAGTTGGTTAGAGCGTGTGGCTGTTAACCACAAGGTCGGAGGTTCAACCCCTCCTTCTAgcgttttaattttgtttttttgttttttgaCATGTCAGATATAACCGAATTATAATTTTGGAAGCACATCAAAATTATTATGTTCTTTTCACAAAACCCATACACAAAGTTGGAGGTTAAACCCCCCATTCTAGCgtttttaatatatatttttaaaaaaattgacACGTCAAGTATTACCCCACAGAGTCTTTTTTTGCATGTCTAATATTAGAAATAGCATAATGAAAATATACAAAAGATTTCAAATGATGACAAGTCCAAACTTAAAATATACTTGAATGAAAAATGTACAGATGATGATGTAGATATTCTTcaatattaaaaaataaaaatagttATCATTTTTTTTCAACTTTCTGCAATAACTTTACACATTTTAAGTATTCCAAACATAATAGTTGCTTTTGAATTTTATAGCTTGTATTTTGCATAAGTATAAGAATTGTTTATCATCTGAAATTGTGCAAGCTTTAATTTGTACACATAATTGGTTGCATCATTTTAAAATAGTTGGACCTTCAAGTGAGAAATAaaatcccacaaaccctaagtttgttcttgactccaGAACCTCCAAAAATCTTGATCAAGTAACTAACCATGTCGCTTCAATTCACCAGTTGTTGCTACTTCTTTGCAAGACATCCCTTGTCCTAAGACTTTCATCCGACTGAATTAATCCCAATCGCATGATCATGTAACCAACAATGTCGCTTCAATTCACCTGTTCTTGCTACTTTCTTGCACgacctccttgtctcaaggctttcacccgactgaattaatcccaagcgcacacttgttgaaccaaagatttgtcaacacggtccaccgtttcacgctactcccttgcacgacacacctagtctcaaggctttcactcgatcggatccgaattgcacaattttgtccaaaaccttcaaaccctaaagatcttgaaggaaaatcCACCTCGATTttctcggtacaacaaacctaattggacgttatTAATCCTAATCAAGATGGTAAtcaatcaaaaaatgattatgtgtagtttgattgtaTGTATGCATAaattgaattgaagatgatgagataCTTTGAAATCCTagattcatgtaggttttactcactctagaaaccttactagaaaatgatgcatgtatgaagtatttacATGCATAGGTGATTTAGGTAAAAAAGGAATGCCAATAACTTGGAAAAAAtatgaatttttcaaaaaatttatcgTATAGGTCGACCTGTAAGATATATGCGTCGACCTGTCAAGGTCATGCGTCAACCTATTCAAGGTCATGCGTCGACCTGTAACAGCTATGTGAATCCTATGTGTCGATCTGAGGAGTCAATCATATAATGTAGTTTTTACATAGAACAGGGATTACAGGTCCCCTCACATCTTTGACATAGAACAGGTTAATACCGCGACATACATGTCGACCTATAACAATGAAAATGTTTATATAGGTCGACATGTAGACAACATGTGTCGACCTGTAGACAACATGTGTTAACCTATAATGTAGTTTTTTACAATAAtttatttttcatgcatttttgatgCACAAAACCTTTCTCGAGATGTTTCAAAATTCTTTTATGCTTCCTAATTCTAAGATGCACATAGACAATCagaggataccgtccaatatacattaacgctaaagtattataattttgacatcatacaaaatacattTAAAAGAAGTTGTACTCACACAAGTCACTCAAAGCATAAGGTTTTTCTTTCCCACATTGAATATTTGACTGTCAAATAAGCTCTCTTTAATCCACATTGGCTCGAAGTCATAAGACTTGAGTACGAAGCTTTGCTAAAGAACTAGACTTAGACATTGACAACTCTTCCTCCAAATCAAAAACTTATAAGATACATGTGGATTTTCAAGGTTAAATAAGTACAATGCTCAACTGGTTGCTAAGGGGTTTCATCAACGATTTGAGTTTGATTTTAATGAAACTTTTTCTCCCATTATTAAATCTGTAATAATTCGAGTTATTCCCACTTTAACTTTTACTCACAAAGGAGAGCTTCAACAAATTAGTTTGAACAAATAGTTATGATATCCTAATATATATGATGTTCGTGTGAGCGAAATCCTTGTTTCACGACTCTTCACCACTGCCATCCTAATAAATTAAATTATTAATGATCAATCATATACACCAGTTTTGTAAGGGAATATAATTTGTAGCTATATAATACATATTTACTTCTGTTTTCTAAAAAGTTATTAGTCATTGTTTATTCAATGAAgtattaaataatttttaaattttataaaaatttgTCGCGTTGATTTATTCAATAAAAAGAAATTATGTCACAGTTAAATTACTTTTTTTTGTTATTATAATAAATGTAATAAATTAGTATTAAACAAGATAATTTATCACAAAATTACATTTCAAATAATTGTATCATCATTCTTTAATGAATAAAATTAATACAAATTAATTTACTATCAAGTATGAATTTACTTTTATTTAGACAAGTTCCAAGTATGATTTTACTTGACCGAGTGTTTAGTCTACTAATCAACATTTCTTTCATTAATTataaaataatcatttttaatttTCTTGTCCTCCTAATAGTTACATTTGGGTGTTTACATATTTTCAGCCAGTAAAAAAATGGATATAAGCTGGTTGTGTAGGTCCCACTCTGATGATATTGCTATGGCTATGCCCATGGTAGTACAAGTTTAGAGGGATAAACAAAACTGTCAACAACATAACAAAGGAAATTTCCCTCATCACTCCAATTCCACATGGACACCATCCCTACTTCCATCAACAGGTTTTCCATTCTCTCTCCCTCTCCTTGATTCTCAATTGAAATTCTGAATTGTCAAATTTGTTATTTTTGCAGTGGTTTGGGATGGAGTTCTTCCTCGTTGTTTCAGCAATCAAATTGCTTCAACCTACTTTCTCTTCCTCTTAAACGAAAACCTTCTCTCACTAAGTTTTCTCTCACTTGCTCTGCCGCCTCTTCTTCCTCTGGTATTCTCTACTTTTTTCAATCAGTTTCCGCTTCTAGGTTTCTCTCATTTTTGCTCTTTTCTGTTAATTAATTGTTCTCAATTTGAGTTTCGTTTCTTTTCTTTTCAATTTGAAATGTATAGTGTATAGTGTGTTTTATACCGtatcatttttttttatattttcagATCCTCTTTTGGTTAAAGCTGCCAGAGGAGACCCGGTTAGTCGTCCTCCTGCATGGATGATGCGTCAGGCAGGAAGGTACATGGCTGCTTACAAAAAGTTAGCGGAGAAGCATCCGTCCTTCCGAGAGAGGTCAGAGACGACTGATCTCATTGTAGAAATTTCTTTGCAGCCTTGGAAAGCTTTCAGGCCTGATGGAGTAATTATTTTCTCTGACATCCTTACACCTCTACCTGCATTCGGGATTGACTTTGACATTGAAGATGTGAGGGGACCTGTAATACAGTCGCCTATCCGCTCCGAGGAGGGATTAAAGGTTTTGCACGCAATTGACTTCGACAAGCTTAGATTTGTAGGAGAATCACTTAAAACCCTGCGGAAAGAGGTAAAAATTGATTGCGACAAACATGTCTTCCCTTTATTCCTAACTTGGCTATTTTGCCAAGGTTGTTTTTCTTACTTGTTTTCTTTTATTTAGGTTGGTGGTGATGCTGCTGTTTTAGGTTTTGTGGGAGCGCCTTGGACATTGGCAACATATATAGTTGAAGGCGGTACAACGCGCACGTATACTAACATTAAAAGCATGTGCCATATGGCACCACACATATTGAGGACTCTACTTTCTCATTTGACAAAGGCAATAGCAGATTACATCGTTTTCCAAGTCGAATCTGGGGCTCACTGCATACAAATCTTTGATTCATGGGGTGGACAGCTACCTCCTCATATGTGGGAACTTTGGTCAAAGCCTTATATCAAAGAGGTACGCAACTAAATGAAAATGACCACTTCTTTCTTGCATCAGAAAATTGTTGTAGGTTTTCAAGCTTTTTGCTGTTAAGCCTAATTTTAACCAATTTCTTTATTGTCGAAAGGAAAATAGTATGTAGCTTGCCAAGTTTTGCAACAGTTAATTGGTTTTATGTTAAGTTAGTTAGTATATATCTACCAAGTCTTCATGATTCTTCTTGGTTGGTTGGCTTTGTAAATAATATGATTGGTTAAAAGGTTTTAACTTATAAACTTCTTCTTGGTTGGTCCACTAATGGAAAAAAAAAACTTGTTATTTGCAAGCTTGACTATTACATAAGTTCGTTGGATACTAATCATGCTTCTGACTTCAGGGGAGATAACTTTAAATTAGAACTCCGTTGCCACATCTTCATATTTAAATATTTCATTCTGATGATTATTACTATTAGTTTCTTACGAAATAGAAAGTTCACACTAAATAGAAAAGTCTAGGTTGACTACTGTTACGTCAttctctttttatttatttctttctGTTTGTTATATACTTCTTTCTTTCTGAACTTCCAGATTGTAAATTTGGTGAAGAAAAAGTGCCCAGAGACACCACTTGTTCTTTATATAAATGGAAATGGTGGCCTTCTTGAGCGTATGATAGATACTGGAGTCGATGTTATTGGACTAGACTGGACAGTGGATATGGCTGATGGAAGAAGAAGATTAGGTAGCGGGATTGGCGTGCAAGGAAATGTGGATCCTGCTTACTTATTCTCTCCTCTTACTGCCCTGACAGAAGAAATTCAGAGGTTGGTGACGTAACCGCCATTTACTTTTTAGTATTCTTATAATCATTCTATGGCCGTCAGCATATAGATTCTAGGGGAGGCTACGCCATCAGAGCACTGTTACATGGCATAGCAGTTTGTTCAAATTCCACTAAGACAACACTTTATACAAAATAGTGTATCACGGAACAATTAACATTTTGTTCAAATACCACTACCCTACACTATAACACTATAGTGCTACTATAGCTGTTATTTGACAACACTGCACCGGAGTGATTCCTAAGTGACCCTCCTAGGTGATCCCGCAGAATGAGAAACCAATGTGATAAATGCTTACCAGGATCTTCCAAGTAAATGTACAGGCTTCATCTTCTCTGTTTATGATCCAGTGTCTAAGATGTATAGGTTAAACTGCCCATAGTATTTGCTTAATTGACCGAAGAACTGAAAATAATACTGACAAGGACGGCATTAAACAAAGAATGATAGAAATGTTCTTCAAGGAATTGTTGCTATATCATTTATCTTTTAGTTTCAAAATTATGAATTGAATCAAAAAGACTTGTGTGCCTTTGGTAGAAAGGCCAAAGTTTTGTCCGGTGACAGAACctgatttctttattttttcaTGGTACTAGCTTTTTGTCCAATTAAACCCTCATAATTATAAGAGTAGAGAGATGAATTTTGTCGATGAATTATCTTGATTTCTTAATATGATGATTACACGTAACTGTCAGGGTTGTGAAGTGCGCGGGACCTAGACGACACATTCTTAATCTCGGGCACGGTGTTCTTGTTGGTACACCTGAAGAAGCTGTTGCACATTTCTTTGATGTAGCCAGAAGTTTGAAGTTTGACACAGTCTCTCAAAATAACACTGCAAATGTAGTTTAAACGAAAATGCCATTAGTGTAGCCACTTGTTGTACTTTTCCCGGTAGATCAAGCCATTTCTGGAAGAGTGCAGGTTCAGTCTTTCCTAATACAACTATGCGATGATGATCAATTGATCGTTGTCTGAGAATTTACACATGGCTGTGTCGGCTAATTTATGAAAATAGTCTGCATTTTTCTGTATTTTGTAATTGTTTTATGATAAATCAATAATACTAATTAGAGGATTCCTTCCATTGTTTGAACACTAGTTATGCTTTCATTACAGAGAAAACACAATAAACTTTTGATTTCATTACAGATAAAACAACGCTAACAAACTTAAGGTAACTTATGAGCCAACTGTATTAAGTTATTTCTTGGCTGCCATAGAAATTTTGAATGCATTTTTTATTCTGAAACAAAAACTATACAATACATTCCTTATATTTATTTAACTTCTGTTTCTTTTGAAGGGTGTCTCCATGCACACAGTAAAATGTTTCACAAGAATTTTCAGGCCTGTCAATTAAACTTGTCACTGGAAGAACGGTTGCCATATTGGTGTAGAGCCTCATTCAGAGTTTTGAGAGCCTTGTCATAAGACACAAACCCCATAAAAAAGAACTCATAACCATCGACTGTCACAATCTCAATGTATTTTTCTTTCGAGTTAAATATATTAGCTGAAGGACTAACTGCCCTCAGCTGATCGAGCTGCACTACCACCTACAAGTTATGTCACACACAGAATCAACACTTGACCGTTACCGTAAAATCACTGATACATGTTGTTGATGTTAAAGATGCAATGAGATAAGGAAGTACCTTATAGTAGATACATTGATGCTGCAAGGAGAATGGATAGTGACAGAGTGGATAGTCACTGCAGAATGCCAATCTTTTAGTTGTTATGTAAAGTGTTCCAATCACAGGTCCAGAGATTTTTGATATGTAACAAACATGTTGCTTTAACAGTTTCTCTCCTGGAATAACCCCAAATGTTTGCTGAAATAGCTTATCAGATCCCCCATTTGCAATCAGTTTTGTTCCCTGAACTAGTCTAGCCATTGCAGCATCAGCTGGACTAGAACTCATTCTGACTGTACTCATTGAAAATGGATTCCATTAGAATAAAGTTAGAATCACAAATTTCATCACAAATTCAAAAGGATACTATCATAATTAAATAGTTATATATATCAAATGTGCAATGCTTTTTTTTTGTTGCCCCTATATTAGGCAACTTGTTACTAGCTTCCAAGGAGATATTAATATGAACAGAAAACTATCATCCAAAAAGTCACTATAAATCCAATCATGGAACCAATCATGGGACCAATCAATAATGTGTTGTCTATTACCAATTTATTTTCCTTTCTCCTTCTTCACTTTAATATACATTTATTGAATCTAGATCTCCATTCTTACACAAACACTTGCCTTCACTCTTCTCCAACTATCACTACAATCCATCATCATGACCTCAACCACCGCACCACTCCTTCCATGGAAGGTTCGCTTCACCATGTCTACCATCTCTTCTCTCATCTCAGTCTCTCACCGTTCCAACGACACCGTCAACCGCCGTCTCTTCAACTTTTTTGATCGAAAAACCTCTCCTAACCCTAACTCCATCGATGGAGTCACTTCCTCTGACGTCATCGTAGACCCCACACGCGATCTATGGTTTCGCCTTTTCATCCCCTCCTCCAACCCCATCTCCGACGGGTCTCTCCCCGTCTTTGTGTTTTTTCACGGCGGCGGTTTTGCATTATTTTCTCCGGCTTCCATCACATACAACGCTGTTTGTCGTTTATTCTGCCGTTCGTTCTCCGCCATCATTGTATCTGTTAATTACCGTCTTGCCCCTGAGCATCGTTATCCTTCTCAATACGACGACGGTTTGGCAATCCTTAAATTCCTCGATCAAAATAACAACGTCTTAGGAAAATCAGCTGACATCAGCAAATGTTTTTTGTCGGGTGATAGTGCGGGTGGTAATTTAGCTCATCATGTAGCGGTCCGGGTTTCCTTAGAAAAGTTTCAGGTTTTGAAAATTATCGGTTTGGTTTCAATCCAACCTTTTTTTGGAGGTGAGGAAAGAACCGAATCTGAAATCCGATTCAACCGGGTACCTATTGTTTCAATCGATAAAACTGATTGGTATTGGAGGATGTTTTTGCCAGATGGGTCAACCCGTGATCATGAAGCGGTTAATGTTTCTGGACCTAATGCAATGGATATTTCGAATGTGGATTATCCGAGTACCCTTTTGTGTGTTGGTGGACTCGATCCATTATTGGATTGGCAAAAGAGATATTATGAATGGTTGATAAAATCCGGAAAAGAAGTGGAATTAATTGAATATCCAAATATGATTCATGTGTTCTTTTATTTTCCAGAATTACCAGAGACATCACAGTTTATTTCTAGAGTTAAGGAtttcatgaataagcaaatggCTCATGTGAATTAAGGGCTTAAATAATTTGGTTTGTATGCTTGCCTAAAAAAACAAATAAAGTGTATCCTGGTTTGTTTATATATATTGGACGAATGCTAGAGAAAATAAGATTACATGTAATATATGTTTATAATTAGTGTATTTGGTGGTGTGTTGATAATATTCAGATATATTGattattcaataaatttaaaaaataaattttttctTATAAATAAGATTAAAGATATTATATTATTTGTGTGATTGatgtcatatatatatatatatatatatatatatatatgggaGATTTTTCAC containing:
- the LOC127086208 gene encoding uroporphyrinogen decarboxylase 1, chloroplastic, encoding MDTIPTSINSGLGWSSSSLFQQSNCFNLLSLPLKRKPSLTKFSLTCSAASSSSDPLLVKAARGDPVSRPPAWMMRQAGRYMAAYKKLAEKHPSFRERSETTDLIVEISLQPWKAFRPDGVIIFSDILTPLPAFGIDFDIEDVRGPVIQSPIRSEEGLKVLHAIDFDKLRFVGESLKTLRKEVGGDAAVLGFVGAPWTLATYIVEGGTTRTYTNIKSMCHMAPHILRTLLSHLTKAIADYIVFQVESGAHCIQIFDSWGGQLPPHMWELWSKPYIKEIVNLVKKKCPETPLVLYINGNGGLLERMIDTGVDVIGLDWTVDMADGRRRLGSGIGVQGNVDPAYLFSPLTALTEEIQRVVKCAGPRRHILNLGHGVLVGTPEEAVAHFFDVARSLKFDTVSQNNTANVV
- the LOC127086209 gene encoding probable carboxylesterase 18 encodes the protein MTSTTAPLLPWKVRFTMSTISSLISVSHRSNDTVNRRLFNFFDRKTSPNPNSIDGVTSSDVIVDPTRDLWFRLFIPSSNPISDGSLPVFVFFHGGGFALFSPASITYNAVCRLFCRSFSAIIVSVNYRLAPEHRYPSQYDDGLAILKFLDQNNNVLGKSADISKCFLSGDSAGGNLAHHVAVRVSLEKFQVLKIIGLVSIQPFFGGEERTESEIRFNRVPIVSIDKTDWYWRMFLPDGSTRDHEAVNVSGPNAMDISNVDYPSTLLCVGGLDPLLDWQKRYYEWLIKSGKEVELIEYPNMIHVFFYFPELPETSQFISRVKDFMNKQMAHVN
- the LOC127086210 gene encoding GEM-like protein 2, producing MLYSLTLTSAYFSNYSQLTFYYSIFLSLPSSSSNLLSFQFCIHHQCYLVLLLLNKRMNYSHREIPVTDGTITRTSLHNNSNNPYVHLSPANPSSAAANRPNSMDKISGALNNCGKKVEEATKHAESMVDNIWNHVRMSSSPADAAMARLVQGTKLIANGGSDKLFQQTFGVIPGEKLLKQHVCYISKISGPVIGTLYITTKRLAFCSDYPLCHYPFSLQHQCIYYKVVVQLDQLRAVSPSANIFNSKEKYIEIVTVDGYEFFFMGFVSYDKALKTLNEALHQYGNRSSSDKFN